In the genome of Populus nigra chromosome 9, ddPopNigr1.1, whole genome shotgun sequence, one region contains:
- the LOC133703476 gene encoding protein RTF1 homolog: protein MTMADLENLLLEAAGRTGKSGRNRNSLPPLRRRKQEGSYSDGGSDSRDDGSDDDRGYASRKPSGSQVPLKKRLETNERDDEGGSQEEGDYDDGGSDREGESSDGSDIGDDLYKDEDDRQKLAQMSELDRELILADRADKKGDKHLTEKIRSKRDNDKPTRSRKETPPLPSSRGVRSSARSADRAAAKDDALNELRAKRLKQQDPEAHRKLRDASRGSAGSRGFAQVKKNNFTSARLSSSSSESESGSRSHSEDEGSTGDGGMADSDEDGDPGSRGPTYEDIKEITIRRTKLAKWFMEPWFEELIIGCFVRVGIGRSKTGPVYRLCMVRNVDAAEPDKPYKLENKSTYKYLNVTWGADSSAARWQMAMVSDSAPTEEEYKQWVREAERGGGRLPSKQDILEKKEAIRKSNTFVYSAATVKQMLQEKKSASSRPLNVAAEKDRLRRELEIAQSKHDEAEVERIEARILELEASRQAKVKDAKALRLAEMNRKNRVENFRNASELKPINTGLKAGEAGYDPFSRRWTRSRNYYVSNPAGGDDAVAASNSEANDTAAVADSDHVVAGAMSESGVAATAAALDAAADAGKLVDTSAPVDQGTESNTMHNFELEISLIALQKFRGPQGAHAGFMARKQRIEANVGCQVRENDGRRHALTLTVGDYKRRRGLL, encoded by the coding sequence ATGACGATGGCGGATTTAGAAAATTTGCTGCTTGAGGCAGCGGGAAGGACTGGGAAATCAGGAAGAAACAGGAATTCATTACCTCCATTGAGGAGGCGAAAACAGGAGGGTTCATATTCGGATGGTGGAAGTGATTCTAGGGATGATGGTTCCGATGATGATCGTGGGTATGCAAGTAGGAAGCCATCTGGTTCTCAGGTGCCTTTGAAGAAGAGACTGGAAACTAATGAGAGGGATGATGAGGGGGGTAGTCAGGAAGAAGGTGATTATGATGATGGTGGTTCGGATCGTGAGGGTGAGAGTAGTGATGGATCGGATATTGGTGATGATCTTTACAAAGACGAGGATGATCGGCAGAAGCTTGCTCAGATGAGTGAACTTGACAGGGAGTTGATATTGGCAGACCGGGCAGACAAGAAAGGGGATAAACATTTGACTGAGAAAATCAGATCGAAAAGGGATAATGATAAGCCAACCCGATCTAGAAAAGAGACTCCACCTCTTCCATCGTCGCGTGGAGTGCGTTCGTCAGCTAGGTCAGCTGACAGGGCTGCTGCTAAAGATGATGCATTGAATGAATTGAGAGCTAAACGATTAAAACAGCAGGACCCGGAGGCTCATCGCAAGTTGAGGGATGCATCTAGAGGATCTGCTGGCAGCAGGGGCTTTGCACAAGTCAAGAAGAATAATTTCACTTCAGCACGTCTGAGTAGCTCTAGCAGTGAGAGTGAGAGTGGAAGTAGGTCTCACAGTGAGGATGAAGGGTCAACAGGTGATGGTGGAATGGCAGATAGTGATGAGGATGGGGATCCTGGGTCCCGGGGGCCAACTTATGaagatataaaagaaattacaattCGGAGAACAAAACTTGCAAAATGGTTTATGGAGCCTTGGTTTGAAGAATTGATTATTGGTTGTTTTGTGAGGGTAGGGATTGGTAGGTCGAAGACTGGGCCTGTGTACAGGCTCTGCATGGTCCGGAATGTTGATGCTGCAGAACCTGACAAGCCATACAAACTGGAGAATAAGTCAACTTATAAGTATTTGAATGTTACTTGGGGTGCTGATAGCTCTGCTGCCAGGTGGCAGATGGCTATGGTGTCAGATTCTGCACCAACTGAGGAAGAGTATAAACAGTGGGTTAGAGAGGCAGAGCGTGGTGGTGGCCGTTTACCAAGCAAACAAGATATCTTGGAAAAGAAGGAGGCCATACGTAAGTCAAACACTTTTGTGTACTCAGCAGCCACTGTGAAGCAGATGCTGCAGGAGAAAAAATCTGCATCATCGAGACCATTAAATGTTGCTGCTGAGAAGGACAGGTTGAGGAGGGAGTTGGAAATTGCACAAAGTAAGCATGATGAGGCAGAGGTTGAGAGGATAGAGGCAAGGATTCTGGAACTGGAGGCATCTCGGCAGGCTAAGGTGAAAGATGCTAAGGCTCTTAGGTTGGCAGAAATGAATAGAAAGAACAGGGTTGAGAACTTCAGAAATGCATCAGAATTGAAGCCTATTAATACAGGTCTAAAAGCCGGAGAAGCTGGGTACGATCCATTTTCAAGGAGATGGACAAGGTCAAGGAATTATTATGTTTCAAACCCTGCTGGAGGAGATGATGCTGTTGCAGCATCGAATAGTGAGGCAAATGACACAGCGGCAGTTGCAGATAGCGATCATGTGGTAGCAGGGGCAATGTCGGAGTCTGGTGTTGCTGCTACAGCAGCTGCCTTGGATGCGGCAGCTGATGCTGGGAAGTTGGTTGATACCAGTGCTCCTGTGGATCAAGGCACTGAGTCAAATACAATGCATAACTTTGAGCTTGAAATCTCACTGATTGCACTGCAGAAGTTTCGTGGACCTCAGGGTGCCCATGCAGGGTTCATGGCTAGGAAACAGAGGATAGAAGCAAATGTTGGATGCCAAGTCCGTGAGAATGATGGGAGAAGACATGCTTTGACCTTGACTGTTGGTGACTACAAGAGAAGAAGAGGGCTTCTCTGA
- the LOC133703258 gene encoding jasmonate-induced oxygenase 1-like produces MAVSPEYMPGNPIDFRAPPPSPIASGRRSSVTNDGVVNEFLEHSLRVPDLILPDNFFPKQKIVETPPRIDCQSLNSKESNSVLKTLDSIARIGCFQLVNFGIPSEFIKLVSVMAAGIFQLPSEKKAAVMKSPEKPYGFKEVHGDQEAENELSEEFVWSKDESLKLDMERIWPTGYSNFSEKMETLSSDLGNLAAKILQVLQENCPRKSKYGNDMMQRQDLIGSVCCLYKHRRDIPADRLASFLGYDVFSMLIRGTDYSHALCLHTCDGSSQFHVYSKKGWVSFCPDKDALIVTVGDQTQAWSGGQYKQVLGRPIFKGEDEDTISMAFLYSPPNTIICCSKTTKGKTLSLGQQAILAIILTLVYHLLVYFYKKL; encoded by the exons ATGGCTGTTTCACCTGAATACATGCCAGGAAATCCCATTGATTTTCGTGCTCCGCCGCCCTCTCCTATCGCCTCTGGCCGAAGATCATCCGTCACCAATGATGGAGTTGTCAATGAATTTCTTGAGCACTCTCTACGTGTTCCGGATTTGATTTTACCTGACAAtttctttccaaaacaaaaaattgttgaaacacCTCCAAGAATAGATTGTCAATCACTGAATTCTAAGGAAAGTAATTCAGTTCTCAAGACATTGGATTCAATAGCAAGAATCGGGTGCTTCCAACTAGTTAACTTTGGAATTCCAAGTGAGTTTATAAAGTTGGTGTCGGTCATGGCAGCAGGAATCTTTCAGCTTCCTTCTGAAAAGAAGGCGGCGGTGATGAAGTCACCAGAGAAGCCTTATGGATTCAAGGAAGTTCATGGCGATCAAGAGGCCGAGAATGAATTAAGTGAAGAGTTTGTGTGGAGTAAAGATGAGAGTTTGAAATTGGATATGGAGAGAATATGGCCAACTGGGTATTCAAATTTCAG CGAGAAAATGGAGACCCTTTCGTCAGATTTAGGGAATTTGGCTGCGAAGATTCTCCAAGTTCTCCAAGAAAATTGTCCGAGGAAATCAAAGTATGGAAATGATATGATGCAAAGGCAAGATCTCATTGGCTCAGTCTGTTGCCTTTACAAGCATAGACGTGACATTCCAGCTGATCGACTGGCTAGCTTCTTGGGATATGATGTGTTTAGCATGCTAATAAGGGGAACTGACTACTCCCATGCCTTGTGTTTGCATACATGTGATGGATCATCGCAATTTCATGTTTACTCTAAGAAAGGCTGGGTGTCTTTCTGCCCAGATAAAGATGCATTGATTGTCACAGTTGGAGATCAAACACAG GCTTGGAGTGGTGGCCAGTACAAGCAAGTTCTAGGAAGACCTATCTTTAAAGGAGAGGATGAGGACACTATTTCAatggcttttctctattctcctcCAAACACCATTATTTGCTGCTCCAAAACCACAAAGGGAAAGACTCTTTCCCTTGGCCAACAAGCTATATTGGCTATAATTTTGACTCTGGTGTAccatttattagtttatttttacaaGAAACTTTGA